The Mugil cephalus isolate CIBA_MC_2020 chromosome 11, CIBA_Mcephalus_1.1, whole genome shotgun sequence genome includes a window with the following:
- the LOC125015860 gene encoding lymphocyte antigen 6B-like isoform X2 gives MYLLTLVLGIVLLPEANTLTCYECIPLTGTCTETTTLCPTHRNQCAALVASYTDGSKVWNVNAKSCVAPEECGQYSANFGVSRTVIASKCCSTDLCNTQPAPECSDTINSIIFGKKNGKSVVCEITPPNCEFNPQNTVKIVKHSAASTMIWACFSYYGVGPIYCIIDQFAYVK, from the exons ATGTATCTCCTCACTCTGGTCCTTGGGATTGTGCTTCTCCCTGAAg ccAATACCCTGACATGTTATGAGTGCATACCACTGACTGGAACCTGCACTGAGACAACAACACTATGCCCTACACATAGGAATCAGTGTGCTGCACTAGTTGCGTCTTATACAG ATGGTTCAAAAGTTTGGAATGTTAATGCAAAATCATGTGTTGCGCCTGAGGAATGTGGCCAGTACTCAGCCAACTTCGGAGTCTCCAGAACCGTAATTGCCAGCAAGTGTTGCAGCACTGACCTCTGCAACACCCAACCTGCCCCAG agtgCAGTGACACAATAAACTCAATCATTTTCGgtaagaaaaatggaaaaagtgtggtTTGTGAGATAACCCCCCCAAACTGTGAATTCAACCCACAAAACACAGTGAAGATAGTGAAGCATAGTGCTGCAAGCACCATGATATGGGCATGTTTCTCCTACTATGGTGTTGGGCCTATTTATTGCATCATAGATCAGTTTGCATATGTCAAATAG